The following are encoded together in the Brassica napus cultivar Da-Ae chromosome A9, Da-Ae, whole genome shotgun sequence genome:
- the LOC106411935 gene encoding uncharacterized protein LOC106411935 isoform X3 — translation MDKKKTVAPQSSSSSSSSSFDHIFGPRVSSPPSSSTTGLFNSIFPRPSEKRMLGRQMDFASRGGHVKYQSPSERGERSNKKDKKSYHNEETEPPCNLSSSIYYGGQENYSSTTTTTKDTYKKDGDEGDSKNASRGNWWEGSLYY, via the exons ATGGACAAGAAGAAGACTGTTGCTCCTCAatcttcctcctcctcatcttCTTCGTCCTTTGACCATATATTTGGTCCAAGAGTCTCTTCTCcgccttcttcatcaaccactgGATTGTTCAATTCCATCTTCCCACGACCCTCTGAG AAGAGGATGTTGGGAAGGCAAATGGACTTTGCAAGCCGAGGTGGACATGTGAAGTATCAATCTCCAA GTGAACGAGGAGAAAGAAGCAACAAAAAGGATAAAAAGAGTTACCATAATGAGGAAACAGAACCACCATGCAACTTGAGCTCATCCATTTACTATGGAGGCCAAGAGAACTATTCCTCTACAACGACTACCACCAAAGATACT TACAAGAAAGATGGAGATGAAGGCGATTCCAAAAACGCATCAAGAGGAAACTGGTGGGAAG GGTCGCTTTATTACTAA
- the LOC106411935 gene encoding uncharacterized protein LOC106411935 isoform X2, producing MDKKKTVAPQSSSSSSSSSFDHIFGPRVSSPPSSSTTGLFNSIFPRPSERMLGRQMDFASRGGHVKYQSPSERGERSNKKDKKSYHNEETEPPCNLSSSIYYGGQENYSSTTTTTKDTMQYKKDGDEGDSKNASRGNWWEGSLYY from the exons ATGGACAAGAAGAAGACTGTTGCTCCTCAatcttcctcctcctcatcttCTTCGTCCTTTGACCATATATTTGGTCCAAGAGTCTCTTCTCcgccttcttcatcaaccactgGATTGTTCAATTCCATCTTCCCACGACCCTCTGAG AGGATGTTGGGAAGGCAAATGGACTTTGCAAGCCGAGGTGGACATGTGAAGTATCAATCTCCAA GTGAACGAGGAGAAAGAAGCAACAAAAAGGATAAAAAGAGTTACCATAATGAGGAAACAGAACCACCATGCAACTTGAGCTCATCCATTTACTATGGAGGCCAAGAGAACTATTCCTCTACAACGACTACCACCAAAGATACT ATGCAGTACAAGAAAGATGGAGATGAAGGCGATTCCAAAAACGCATCAAGAGGAAACTGGTGGGAAG GGTCGCTTTATTACTAA
- the LOC106411935 gene encoding uncharacterized protein LOC106411935 isoform X4 — translation MDKKKTVAPQSSSSSSSSSFDHIFGPRVSSPPSSSTTGLFNSIFPRPSERMLGRQMDFASRGGHVKYQSPSERGERSNKKDKKSYHNEETEPPCNLSSSIYYGGQENYSSTTTTTKDTYKKDGDEGDSKNASRGNWWEGSLYY, via the exons ATGGACAAGAAGAAGACTGTTGCTCCTCAatcttcctcctcctcatcttCTTCGTCCTTTGACCATATATTTGGTCCAAGAGTCTCTTCTCcgccttcttcatcaaccactgGATTGTTCAATTCCATCTTCCCACGACCCTCTGAG AGGATGTTGGGAAGGCAAATGGACTTTGCAAGCCGAGGTGGACATGTGAAGTATCAATCTCCAA GTGAACGAGGAGAAAGAAGCAACAAAAAGGATAAAAAGAGTTACCATAATGAGGAAACAGAACCACCATGCAACTTGAGCTCATCCATTTACTATGGAGGCCAAGAGAACTATTCCTCTACAACGACTACCACCAAAGATACT TACAAGAAAGATGGAGATGAAGGCGATTCCAAAAACGCATCAAGAGGAAACTGGTGGGAAG GGTCGCTTTATTACTAA
- the LOC106411935 gene encoding uncharacterized protein LOC106411935 isoform X1, which translates to MDKKKTVAPQSSSSSSSSSFDHIFGPRVSSPPSSSTTGLFNSIFPRPSEKRMLGRQMDFASRGGHVKYQSPSERGERSNKKDKKSYHNEETEPPCNLSSSIYYGGQENYSSTTTTTKDTMQYKKDGDEGDSKNASRGNWWEGSLYY; encoded by the exons ATGGACAAGAAGAAGACTGTTGCTCCTCAatcttcctcctcctcatcttCTTCGTCCTTTGACCATATATTTGGTCCAAGAGTCTCTTCTCcgccttcttcatcaaccactgGATTGTTCAATTCCATCTTCCCACGACCCTCTGAG AAGAGGATGTTGGGAAGGCAAATGGACTTTGCAAGCCGAGGTGGACATGTGAAGTATCAATCTCCAA GTGAACGAGGAGAAAGAAGCAACAAAAAGGATAAAAAGAGTTACCATAATGAGGAAACAGAACCACCATGCAACTTGAGCTCATCCATTTACTATGGAGGCCAAGAGAACTATTCCTCTACAACGACTACCACCAAAGATACT ATGCAGTACAAGAAAGATGGAGATGAAGGCGATTCCAAAAACGCATCAAGAGGAAACTGGTGGGAAG GGTCGCTTTATTACTAA
- the LOC106411937 gene encoding rop guanine nucleotide exchange factor 6-like isoform X2 gives MESSCIGSEGSKRYGESKRIVADSVTESTTDSSLSSSSCGAGSSSGRSVSSLSSPPTKSQLLGWPLGQSSWRKSSGKKMTKKTPTKVDTFGFKRIGTETSVELLKERMAKLLLGEDMSGSGEGVCPALAISNAITNLYAAILGQQWRLEPLPSEKKTMWRREIEVLLSVSDHIVELVPSFQNIPNGSKIEVMNCRPRSDLSTCLPALRKLDNMLIEILDSFEGTEFWYVDQGVVASESARSNSFREDGDKWWLPLPRVPSDGLSEQTRKKLDHTRDFTNQILKACMSINSIALADMEVPQAYLEALPKNGRSCLGDFLYRNITSDNFSADYLLESIDLSSEHAVVEMANRVEASMYIWRRRGHSRHLISLYRSTGAKPTWGMIVREMMMNQNDGDKRQIFAGRAESLLISLKQRFPGLRQTALDTSKIQFNKDVGKSILESYSRVLESLAYSIGVRIEEVLYMDDISKEDHDDSCSDKLRLLSKEDASSRSAGSLRKRLSAPSLFSVSFSGTSTPYRTPSFSASTPTYSPMPLISPISGGGERAPFLSRRNIRERCGFGPKKALANYLRG, from the exons ATGGAGAGTAGCTGTATTGGGTCTGAAGGATCTAAACGATACGGTGAGAGCAAACGAATCGTTGCTGACTCAGTGACCGAGTCAACAACCGATTCGAGCCTTAGCAGCTCTAGCTGCGGTGCTGGATCGAGCTCCGGGAGATCTGTATCTTCGCTGTCTTCTCCTCCGACGAAATCGCAGCTCCTTGGATGGCCGTTAGGGCAAAGCTCGTGGAGGAAGAGTTCAGGGAAGAAGATGACGAAGAAAACTCCGACCAAAGTCGACACCTTTGGGTTCAAGAGAATCGGAACAGAGACTTCTG TTGAGTTGCTGAAAGAGAGGATGGCGAAGCTTCTGTTAGGTGAAGACATGTCAGGATCTGGTGAAGGAGTTTGTCCTGCTTTAGCCATCTCAAACGCTATTACCAATCTCTACG CTGCGATTCTGGGGCAACAATGGAGGCTAGAGCCATTACCTAGCGAGAAGAAAACAATGTGGAGAAGAGAAATCGAAGTGCTTCTTTCCGTTAGTGATCACATTGTTGAATTGGTGCCTTCCTTTCAGAACATCCCCAATGGAAGCAAGATTGAG GTGATGAACTGCAGACCAAGATCAGATCTATCTACTTGTCTTCCCGCTCTTCGGAAGCTAGACAATATGCTTATT GAGATATTAGATAGCTTTGAAGGAACAGAGTTCTGGTACGTTGATCAAGGAGTTGTAGCTTCTGAATCCGCAAGGTCCAACTCTTTCCGTGAAGATGGAGACAAATGGTGGCTCCCTCTGCCACGTGTGCCATCTGATGGACTCTCCGAGCAAACCAGGAAGAAGCTAGACCACACTCGAGATTTCACTAACCAAATCTTGAAAGCATGTATGTCAATCAACAGCATTGCTTTAGCTGACATGGAAGTTCCACAAGCATACCTTGAAGCTCTCCCAAAg AACGGGAGATCATGTCTTGGTGATTTTCTTTATAGAAACATCACATCAGATAACTTCTCAGCGGATTACTTGCTTGAGTCAATAGATCTTTCATCTGAGCATGCGGTTGTGGAGATGGCGAATCGAGTAGAAGCATCAATGTATATCTGGAGGAGAAGAGGTCATTCAAGGCATTTGATTTCACTGTATCGATCCACGGGTGCAAAACCCACTTGGGGGATGATAGTGAGggagatgatgatgaatcaAAACGATGGTGACAAGAGGCAGATATTTGCAGGAAGAGCTGAAAGCTTATTGATCAGCCTCAAGCAACGTTTCCCTGGACTTAGACAAACAGCTTTGGACACAAGCAAGATCCAGTTCAACAAG GATGTAGGAAAGTCTATACTTGAGAGCTACTCGAGGGTATTAGAGAGTTTAGCGTATAGCATTGGTGTACGCATAGAGGAAGTGTTGTATATGGAtgacatcagcaaagaagatcATGATGATTCTTGTTCAGACAAGTTGAGGTTGTTGTCTAAAGAAGATGCATCAAGTAGGTCGGCAGGTTCATTAAGGAAGAGACTTTCGGctccatctttgttctctgtgtcATTCTCAGGCACATCAACTCCTTACAGAACTCCATCATTCTCTGCATCGACTCCAACTTATTCACCAATGCCATTGATAAGCCCCATTAGTGGAGGAGGAGAAAGAGCTCCGTTTCTCTCTAGGAGGAACATTAGAGAACGTTGTGGGTTTGGTCCAAAGAAAGCGTTGGCTAATTATCTCCGGGGTTGA
- the LOC106411937 gene encoding rop guanine nucleotide exchange factor 6-like isoform X1 — protein sequence MESSCIGSEGSKRYGESKRIVADSVTESTTDSSLSSSSCGAGSSSGRSVSSLSSPPTKSQLLGWPLGQSSWRKSSGKKMTKKTPTKVDTFGFKRIGTETSEVELLKERMAKLLLGEDMSGSGEGVCPALAISNAITNLYAAILGQQWRLEPLPSEKKTMWRREIEVLLSVSDHIVELVPSFQNIPNGSKIEVMNCRPRSDLSTCLPALRKLDNMLIEILDSFEGTEFWYVDQGVVASESARSNSFREDGDKWWLPLPRVPSDGLSEQTRKKLDHTRDFTNQILKACMSINSIALADMEVPQAYLEALPKNGRSCLGDFLYRNITSDNFSADYLLESIDLSSEHAVVEMANRVEASMYIWRRRGHSRHLISLYRSTGAKPTWGMIVREMMMNQNDGDKRQIFAGRAESLLISLKQRFPGLRQTALDTSKIQFNKDVGKSILESYSRVLESLAYSIGVRIEEVLYMDDISKEDHDDSCSDKLRLLSKEDASSRSAGSLRKRLSAPSLFSVSFSGTSTPYRTPSFSASTPTYSPMPLISPISGGGERAPFLSRRNIRERCGFGPKKALANYLRG from the exons ATGGAGAGTAGCTGTATTGGGTCTGAAGGATCTAAACGATACGGTGAGAGCAAACGAATCGTTGCTGACTCAGTGACCGAGTCAACAACCGATTCGAGCCTTAGCAGCTCTAGCTGCGGTGCTGGATCGAGCTCCGGGAGATCTGTATCTTCGCTGTCTTCTCCTCCGACGAAATCGCAGCTCCTTGGATGGCCGTTAGGGCAAAGCTCGTGGAGGAAGAGTTCAGGGAAGAAGATGACGAAGAAAACTCCGACCAAAGTCGACACCTTTGGGTTCAAGAGAATCGGAACAGAGACTTCTG AAGTTGAGTTGCTGAAAGAGAGGATGGCGAAGCTTCTGTTAGGTGAAGACATGTCAGGATCTGGTGAAGGAGTTTGTCCTGCTTTAGCCATCTCAAACGCTATTACCAATCTCTACG CTGCGATTCTGGGGCAACAATGGAGGCTAGAGCCATTACCTAGCGAGAAGAAAACAATGTGGAGAAGAGAAATCGAAGTGCTTCTTTCCGTTAGTGATCACATTGTTGAATTGGTGCCTTCCTTTCAGAACATCCCCAATGGAAGCAAGATTGAG GTGATGAACTGCAGACCAAGATCAGATCTATCTACTTGTCTTCCCGCTCTTCGGAAGCTAGACAATATGCTTATT GAGATATTAGATAGCTTTGAAGGAACAGAGTTCTGGTACGTTGATCAAGGAGTTGTAGCTTCTGAATCCGCAAGGTCCAACTCTTTCCGTGAAGATGGAGACAAATGGTGGCTCCCTCTGCCACGTGTGCCATCTGATGGACTCTCCGAGCAAACCAGGAAGAAGCTAGACCACACTCGAGATTTCACTAACCAAATCTTGAAAGCATGTATGTCAATCAACAGCATTGCTTTAGCTGACATGGAAGTTCCACAAGCATACCTTGAAGCTCTCCCAAAg AACGGGAGATCATGTCTTGGTGATTTTCTTTATAGAAACATCACATCAGATAACTTCTCAGCGGATTACTTGCTTGAGTCAATAGATCTTTCATCTGAGCATGCGGTTGTGGAGATGGCGAATCGAGTAGAAGCATCAATGTATATCTGGAGGAGAAGAGGTCATTCAAGGCATTTGATTTCACTGTATCGATCCACGGGTGCAAAACCCACTTGGGGGATGATAGTGAGggagatgatgatgaatcaAAACGATGGTGACAAGAGGCAGATATTTGCAGGAAGAGCTGAAAGCTTATTGATCAGCCTCAAGCAACGTTTCCCTGGACTTAGACAAACAGCTTTGGACACAAGCAAGATCCAGTTCAACAAG GATGTAGGAAAGTCTATACTTGAGAGCTACTCGAGGGTATTAGAGAGTTTAGCGTATAGCATTGGTGTACGCATAGAGGAAGTGTTGTATATGGAtgacatcagcaaagaagatcATGATGATTCTTGTTCAGACAAGTTGAGGTTGTTGTCTAAAGAAGATGCATCAAGTAGGTCGGCAGGTTCATTAAGGAAGAGACTTTCGGctccatctttgttctctgtgtcATTCTCAGGCACATCAACTCCTTACAGAACTCCATCATTCTCTGCATCGACTCCAACTTATTCACCAATGCCATTGATAAGCCCCATTAGTGGAGGAGGAGAAAGAGCTCCGTTTCTCTCTAGGAGGAACATTAGAGAACGTTGTGGGTTTGGTCCAAAGAAAGCGTTGGCTAATTATCTCCGGGGTTGA
- the LOC106414105 gene encoding UDP-glycosyltransferase 76F1 codes for MEERKGRRIIMFPVPFPGHFNPMIQLAGIFHHRGFSVTILHTSHNFPDPSRHPHFTFRAISHKKEGEGEDPLSRSETSGLDLVSFIRVLKQKYAEPFRETLAAEVGGGETVCCLVSDAIWGRNTEDAAKEVGLRRVVLRTGGAASFRAFAAFPLLRDKGYFSALDSRLDDPVIELSPLKVKDLPIIETNDPDELYRIITDMVEGVKSSSGVIWNTFQDLERDQIMDLSSNFHVPFFPIGPFHKHNNDLPPKTKNKEDNGITNWLDKQEPKSVVYASFGSLADIEEKDFLEIAWGLRNSKQSFLWVVRPGLVRGTEGLESLPCGFMDNIGHKGKIVKWANQLEVLAHPAVGVFWTHCGWNSTVESICEGVPMICTPCFTDQRVNARYITDVWRVGKVLERNIMDKGDIEQVVRSAIIDGGDGMRDRCLGFKEMAEKCLGKNGSSSNYLDKLVRHVLSFDS; via the exons atggaagaaagaaaaggaagGAGAATAATCATGTTTCCTGTACCGTTTCCGGGACACTTCAACCCAATGATCCAACTGGCCGGAATATTCCACCACCGTGGCTTCTCCGTCACGATCCTCCACACTTCCCACAACTTCCCCGATCCTTCGAGACACCCACACTTCACATTTCGAGCCATCTCTCACAAGAAAGAGGGAGAAGGAGAAGACCCTCTCTCTCGGTCGGAAACTTCGGGTCTGGACCTCGTTTCATTCATACGTGTACTGAAACAGAAGTACGCTGAACCGTTTCGTGAGACTCTTGCGGCGGAAGTAGGTGGAGGAGAGACAGTGTGTTGTTTGGTCTCCGACGCTATATGGGGGAGGAACACAGAGGATGCGGCCAAAGAGGTCGGACTACGTCGAGTGGTGTTGAGGACAGGTGGTGCTGCGTCGTTTCGTGCTTTTGCCGCCTTCCCTCTCCTTAGAGATAAGGGCTACTTCTCTGCACTag ATTCTAGACTAGATGATCCAGTGATAGAGCTTTCACCACTGAAAGTGAAGGATCTTCCTATAATAGAAACGAACGATCCAGACGAACTATACCGAATAATAACTGACATGGTGGAAGGAGTCAAGTCTTCATCAGGAGTCATATGGAACACATTCCAAGATCTTGAAAGAGACCAAATCATGGATTTGAGCAGCAACTTCCATGTTCCCTTCTTCCCAATCGGACCATTTCACAAACATAACAATGATCTTCCACctaaaacaaagaacaaagaagatAATGGAATAACAAATTGGCTCGACAAGCAAGAACCAAAGTCAGTGGTCTATGCGAGTTTTGGAAGCCTTGCAGATATAGAAGAGAAAGACTTTCTCGAGATTGCTTGGGGTCTAAGAAACAGCAAACAGTCGTTCTTGTGGGTGGTTAGGCCAGGGTTGGTCCGAGGGACCGAGGGGCTCGAGTCATTACCTTGTGGGTTTATGGACAACATTGGACACAAAGGAAAAATTGTGAAGTGGGCTAATCAGCTAGAGGTATTGGCTCATCCAGCAGTTGGCGTGTTTTGGACGCATTGTGGATGGAACTCAACGGTAGAGAGCATATGTGAAGGTGTTCCAATGATATGCACGCCGTGTTTCACTGACCAGCGTGTGAACGCGAGGTACATTACTGATGTTTGGCGAGTGGGGAAGGTGTTAGAGAGAAATATAATGGATAAGGGAGATATTGAGCAGGTAGTAAGAAGTGCAATAATAGATGGCGGAGATGGGATGAGAGATAGGTGCTTGGGCTTTAAAGAGATGGCTGAAAAATGCTTAGGGAAAAATGGGTCTTCGTCCAACTATTTGGACAAACTTGTGAGGCATGTCTTGTCTTTTGATTCATAA